One Setaria viridis chromosome 3, Setaria_viridis_v4.0, whole genome shotgun sequence DNA window includes the following coding sequences:
- the LOC117848010 gene encoding protein NETWORKED 2A has protein sequence MLQRAASNAYSWWWASHVRTKQSKWLDNNLKDMEDRVKCILFLLGEEADSFAKRAEMYYKRRPEVISSVEEAYRAYRALAERYDHMSGELHKANHTIASTFPDQIQYSLLEEDDDNLPKAYTKVDPRKIHKSTVEGLMKKKHREKSRPKDGGKKSAVPMNKDNAQAEISRLQKEILVLQTEKEFIKSSYESGIAKYWDLEKQINEMQEEVCYFQDEFNESAVIEDDEARALMTATALKSCEDAIIKMQEQQKSFFSQAMIESARVKVSREKLKGIMRVHGKSLSYSGNSADENVKTDAGARRDELFSMKQEKFELQELVEKIKGYFEMDSDLSVVEIAEKIDELVNKVVDLELMISTQTAQINRLCLENNELEKSLQKLEEEETEQNDSGELNEKLKEAEKELIRVHNLERSYHAEERIVCANFTETINSFCDISHMLQSPLIEHPVVSRCMLTDEATPSTDTEQSGEHSKTSPLEDPEMDEAARKPQVDGFLDHPDTPEPAIFSDDSKSSSGYHESKAEKHCHVDKIQDLSCCEFEDKLIEAASVPVDVGTTETADQTSSDDNNNGESDHVLEITSNTGSSVQQDIVHCHESDSLEDVHQISSNSQGENLKQEDNMIDNSTPCNSIFEGSSEQKIEMNKEEASYIIKNPIPTNGKVAGVGDQEDSMINLQQLLMNGLQDKEKVLLAEYTSILRNYKNAKRKLTEAETMNQECLNEMRATISELECANGMKDAEIRSLHELLKSLTYKDALQSGHQLNSTMSLSEKNGMIRGHRRTPSFLSVHQRAQSVSSIPSRIINSSSLKNKPSIDASHDAVTNQKSIIQEEPTSTNVVEMDKASPLEKKFRRDIDTLLEENLAFLMKFSMLFQQIQGFQTKYDQLQAEISKLKPNKDHTNDQPAKLEMEATEKRLRELKIELQVWLEQNAMFKGELQCKFDSLCSIQAEIEGTMDMDADTVDRARFTSYHVAKFQGEILNMKQENNKVADELQAGLDHVKGLQKEIEKVLAKILSTSLSGPKSSTTWRNAPSKSRVPLRMFLFPAKKKKPSLFACVNPTLLSKQNSDMAFFTKMS, from the exons ATGCTGCAGCGGGCGGCGAGCAATGCCTACTCATGGTGGTGGGCGAGCCATGTCCGCACCAAGCAGTCCAAATGGCTCGACAACAACCTCAAAG ATATGGAAGATAGGGTCAAGTGtattctcttcctccttggggAGGAAGCTGATTCTTTTGCCAAGAGGGCAGAAATGTATTACAAGCGACGACCAGAGGTGATCAGTTCAGTGGAAGAAGCATACCGGGCATACAGGGCCCTTGCTGAACGCTATGACCATATGTCAGGGGAGTTACACAAAGCAAACCATACAATTGCATCTACCTTCCCTGATCAGATTCAGTATTCATTGCTagaagaggatgatgacaatCTCCCAAAAGCTTATACCAAGGTCGATCCTCGCAAAATTCACAAGTCAACAGTGGAGGGACTAATGAAGAAGAAGCATAGAGAGAAATCAAGACCAAAAGATGGAGGAAAGAAGTCTGCAGTTCCAATGAACAAGGATAATGCACAAGCTGAGATCAGCAGGCTACAGAAAGAGATATTAGTCCTGCAGACGGAGAAAGAGTTCATCAAAAGCTCTTACGAGAGTGGAATTGCAAAATACTGGGATCTTGAGAAACAAATTAACGAAATGCAAGAAGAAGTTTGCTACTTCCAAGACGAGTTCAATGAAAGTGCAGTGATAGAGGATGATGAGGCCAGGGCTTTGATGACAGCAACTGCTCTTAAATCATGTGAAGACGCCATTAtcaaaatgcaggagcaacagAAGTCATTTTTCAGCCAAGCAATGATTGAGTCCGCAAGAGTTAAGGTTTCTAGGGAGAAGCTGAAGGGTATCATGAGAGTACATGGTAAATCTCTATCATATTCAGGAAATTCTGCAGATGAGAATGTTAAAACCGATGCCGGTGCTAGGAGAGATGAATTGTTCTCCATGAAGCAGGagaaatttgaactgcaagaaCTAGTAGAAAAGATCAAGGGATACTTTGAGATGGACTCTGATCTTTCTGTGGTAGAGATTGCAGAGAAAATTGATGAACTAGTCAACAAAGTTGTTGATTTGGAGCTCATGATTTCAACACAGACTGCACAGATAAATAGGCTGTGTCTAGAAAACAATGAGCTGGAGAAGTCATTGCAGAAattggaggaagaggagacAGAACAAAATGACTCAGGTGAATTAAATGAGAAGCTCAAGGAGGCAGAAAAGGAGCTTATTAGAGTGCATAACCTTGAGAGATCCTACCATGCAGAAGAAAGAATAGTCTGTGCAAATTTCACCGAAACAATAAATAGTTTCTGTGACATTTCACATATGCTGCAATCACCTCTCATTGAGCACCCAGTTGTTTCAAGATGCATGCTGACTGATGAAGCAACACCATCCACTGACACTGAACAATCAGGTGAGCATAGCAAAACAAGCCCATTAGAAGATCCTGAGATGGATGAAGCTGCAAGGAAGCCACAAGTAGATGGATTTCTTGATCATCCAGATACACCAGAGCCAGCTATCTTCAGCGATGACAGTAAGTCATCTAGTGGCTACCATGAGAGTAAAGCAGAAAAGCATTGTCACGTAGATAAAATACAGGACTTAAGCTGTTGTGAGTTTGAAGATAAGTTAATTGAAGCTGCATCAGTACCAGTGGATGTGGGAACAACAGAAACTGCAGATCAGACTTCATCTGATGATAATAACAATGGAGAATCAGATCATGTTCTCGAAATCACTAGTAACACTGGAAGCAGTGTGCAACAAGATATTGTGCACTGCCATGAGAGCGATTCATTAGAAGACGTGCATCAGATTTCCTCCAATAGTCAAGGAGAAAATTTGAAACAAGAGGACAATATGATAGATAACTCAACACCATGTAACAGCATCTTTGAAGGCAGCTCAGAACAGAAGATAGAGATGAACAAAGAAGAAGCTTCATATATCATCAAAAATCCAATTCCTACAAATGGGAAAGTTGCTGGTGTTGGAGATCAAGAGGATAGCATGATTAATCTACAGCAGTTGCTTATGAATGGACTCCAAGATAAGGAAAAGGTACTATTGGCCGAATACACTTCCATCCTCCGAAACTATAAGAATGCAAAGCGAAAGCTTACAGAAGCAGAGACAATGAACCAGGAATGCTTGAATGAGATGAGAGCCACGATAAGTGAACTAGAGTGTGCCAATGGAATGAAGGATGCAGAGATTCGGTCACTCCATGAGCTCTTGAAATCTTTAACTTACAAAGATGCATTGCAAAGTGGTCATCAATTGAATTCAACCATGTCCCTAAGTGAGAAGAATGGAATGATTAGGGGTCACCGAAGGACTCCAAGTTTTTTGTCAGTTCATCAGAGGGCACAAAGTGTTTCCTCTATTCCCAGTAGAATAATAAATAGTTCTAGCCTGAAAAATAAACCAAGTATTGATGCATCACATGATGCTGTTACAAATCAGAAAAGCATTATTCAGGAGGAGCCCACATCAACAAATGTAGTTGAGATGGATAAAGCATCACCTCTTGAAAAAAAGTTCAGAAGAGACATTGATACGCTTCTGGAGGAGAACCTAGCATTCTTGATGAAGTTCAGCATGTTATTCCAACAGATACAAGGATTTCAGACCAAGTATGATCAACTACAAGCTGAGATTAGTAAGCTAAAGCCAAACAAGGATCATACCAATGATCAACCTGCAAAATTGGAAATGGAAGCAACAGAAAAGAGGCTAAGAGAACTCAAGATTGAACTGCAAGTATGGTTGGAACAGAATGCAATGTTCAAAGGGGAACTCCAGTGTAAGTTTGATTCCCTATGCAGCATACAAGCGGAGATTGAAGGAACCATGGACATGGATGCAGACACCGTGGACAGAGCTAGATTCACTTCATATCATGTTGCAAAATTTCAGGGGGAGATTTTGAACATGAAGCAGGAGAACAACAAAGTTGCTGATGAACTGCAGGCTGGTTTGGATCATGTGAAAGGGCTACAAAAAGAAATTGAAAAGGTTTTGGCAAAGATACTGAGCACCAGCTTATCTGGGCCCAAATCTAGCACCACCTGGAGGAATGCACCCTCTAAATCAAGAGTACCGCTCCGGATGTTCCTCTTTCCAGCCAAGAAAAAGAAACCATCGCTGTTTGCATGTGTAAATCCAACGCTTCTTTCAAAGCAGAATAGTGACATGGCATTCTTCACTAAAATGAGCTAG